AATCTGGGAGAAAATCTTTTGCAAGTGAAGTAAGTATCCCCGATCTGGCCTTGAATCAAACCAGGGATCTTTGGTTCACCACTCCACTGAGCCAACATGTTGACCCAAAAacggaaatgtttttttaaaaatctataggTCAAAATATGACGATAGAGGTAGGTTTGGGCACGGGCTTAGTTGGGAATGATTGTGAAACCATTACAAATCCACACTAATGGTAATACTTTACAAATCTTTCATTGAAATGTGCAGACACTTGCTTCAGTACAAGCTCCCAATGAGATACTGCCTGTCCTACACATCCAAATACCCTGCAAGTGAGGTAAAGAGAAAGCTACTACACACACACCTGAGTCATAAGCTCTTCTTCAGATTCCTAGAGAGTCTTGTACACCAGGCTCTTCAAGCATTCCCACGCAAAGCAGTCAATTGGGTTTTAGTCGGGAGAGTGAGAAAGCCATGGTTCAAACAACCTTGGACATCACAAGAGAAAGGAGTCCCACCGTCATGTCGAATAAAAAGACCAATGTCTTGTAGGAGCTTGGGCATTATGTCCTTCAAGAACCACAGGAATAGGTTGTAGGTAAGATGTAATGACAGAATGTAAAGCCGAATAATACTTGATCATTTCCAAAAGTGCCTTTATTATCATGTTCCGAATTATGGTTATTTAATGAAGCATACAAGTACTTGTTTTGGTCTCTTTTAACATCCCTCTAAGTTTGAGTACCATGACCATGCTGCCAGCTAATGTAATTTATACTATGTAGCAAGCCTGagtgtgttgaatgtttttcagGAGTGGCTTACATCTTGACAGAAGAAGCAAACGTGACTGATGTTGACGTCATAGAAGCAGCACTTCTTCATGACACTGTTGAAGACACCGAAACAACATTTACAGAAATTGAGAATGAGTTTGGAGCTGTTGTGAGGAAGTTGGTGGAGGAGGTTACAGATGATAAAACAAAacccaaacaagaaagaaaaagacTGCAGATAGTTCATGCGAGCACCACCAGTCCGGGAGCAAAACTAATCAAGTTGGCTGACAAACTGTACAACCTTCGTGACCTTGAACGGTCAGTTCCTGAAGGCTGGACGATTCAGCGAGTGGAAGAATACTTCCAGTGGGCACAGAAAGTTGTTCAGGGTTTACGAGGCACAAACATTTATATAGAGCAGACTCTAGATGATATATTTAAGAGGAGGGGACTTTTGTAGCATTTGTATCTGTTTCAACTGGTTTAAGTGTATCTTTGTACATAGCGTGATAATATTGTaagaaaattaaactttcatTTTGCAAAGTAGTTGTAGGCCTACAGTTCATTTCCAGCTATGTTATACTTAGGTCAGCTTTCTTAATACCTTTCCACACAGTCAATTTTTCcatcaaaataatgtttcaaCTTTGGCTTGTACAGAATATTTGACAGCAAGTAACtacaaaaatcataatttttttgatgaaattcgAAGGCAAccattttcataaaatgttttcattgaGAACCTGCTTTATATATTCTTGGATGTTGAATAGTTCCAACCGATGCAAATATTCTCAGTACAACCACAGTGACTGCACAGTTATGGAAATTGAACTTCAGTGAAATAAATCTGGTttcactgaaatattttatttaataactaggtttattaaattaatattcttcATGGGTAAGTTTGCATTGCATGTTAAGATTATGCTGTAAATGAATAAATCATATTACGATCTAAAGCTCATAACTGGTCACTTATGCAACTCAAGTCACTTTTTTATTAGCTAAATTTACTGTTTTGTAAATAACTtgcatttattttaagctttggCACATTTGTTTTATACATTATTCTTCTGTGGAGTGCATATGAAAAACATTTGTAAGACTAGCATATGCTCCTGCTGACTGATAACACATATTGTTGCAATATACTCTTACAGGTGTATGGGGTATGGAATAGGCTTACTCCATCAACGTTGCATTTAGTTTTTTTAAGCTGTTTGTTTGTACAGTAAAGTATGATCATATCAAGGATGACCTTCAGTTAAAGCCCGAAATAATAGTTAAAACTTCAGATTGACGTACTTgtttaaatttgtctttttttttttaggtgcaaTTAGTAGGAATATTGATCACTTGCGATTTTCTGTTTCTGAAGAAGTTTTAAATTACTTGTATTGACAGGGAACTTCCTTTTCTTTCATTTTTGCTATAGCTTAAACTAATGTTGACCATAACATGTTTGCATTGGCTTAAACAATGGGAGAgtgtattttaataatgaatGGCTTTTAAACACAGATAGTAGTGCCAGATGTCATTCTAAATGGGCTAAAAAGTTTagtgaatgaatgaattaattatttttcttaacatCTCGTCAAAATTGAGGTTATTAAAGGCGATGAGAGGTTATTATTATGAGAGGTTATTAGAGGCAATTAAGATAGAACCATGTAAAGTTTTCTGTACTGCTGTGAATTTCCAAGAGAAAACACCCTTGCGTCCAACATATTTAATATGTAGTCATGTGTCAGttgtagcagcagcagcagaagtaGTAGTAATAGAAATACAATTTAACCTAAGTACATACATGATGCACACTTTTTATAAAGCTTTCCAAAAAGGCCTTCTCAAATTTGGGATCACCCTCAGTGATGTAGCCATTCATGTATACTCTCATTTGAAAGACTAACCCTCCAGATGGGAGGACTTTTCTGGACATATGCATAAAAACTAGTCTTTAAAAAGTAATCTGTTGCAAATAGTGAGGTGGCTAGCCGCTTCAATGCTTCTGGTCTGTGATTTGTTGTTGAAACAGATgcattccctgccactggctacaCTAAAATTCATCACTTCCTGGTATGTGGCAGTGCAATAAGGGTACCTACAGCCCAGTGGCATAcgtggacgtaaaaacatttggtcctttacacgtTTACACCCAatagccgcaactgaacttgccatagctgatgtttttacaacagccgatagcacaGTCAGACCTGCGcatgcatctcttcccccctcgcatagctaactgtatgccacggcacatgtGTTGTTTATAATgcccgtcttttttttttattgcctgtggtgatttcgtgctaactgaaacttacagacgtgctattcagtCTGGGGCAGTAAAATGAACATAGCGCTAAATGAATTCACGCAATTTGAAGACTTGCTAAATGAGTAATTGGTGTACTTAAAGTTTACGTACCAGATTAAACAAGATCAAAGAATCCAAAATCTCAGCCTCGGAATAATTTACCATGactaaaatgttaataaaaacacatttaacaGAAGGCAACATATGAATGTTAAATGTATTTAACAGAATACAACTAGTAAACACCGCCCCTCAATCTGGATGCTAATACTGAACTGTAACTCACCTTGCGAATGTTCGTGGGGTGGATGAGTTGTCCGTACCAGTATCTGACAACTGCAGTAGTAGGCACCAATGTGAGTCCACAACCCTCACTGCTAAGGCTGGGAGCATAGTTGCAGCTCTCGTCCACTTGTTCTACACAGCTCCGCTCGCTGCAGAAACGTCTCCTCAGCTCACAACTCTCGTAGTGAGTCATCCAGATGAGTCCCGGGTTTGCTGCCCTCAGTCTTCGCGCATGGTGGCCCTTTCCACCGCAGCCTGTCCCCTCTCATAAACCAACTCATTCAAGCCAAGTTTGTGCATGGTGGACCAACAGTTCGCAGCTCCAAGAATTCTATATCAACGAGTGACACTTGTTCCTTGTACTATCTTGTAAAGTATGGTATAAAACAAAACTTCGTATGCTTGTGTTGTAATCATTAGTCACAGCCAGGGGAACATGTCATAACATATGTCCAACACCAACATTCGCTATGCCATGTCTCGCCATGCTCTGAACACCATGCCAGCCTACTTACTGCAAGCCAACGCTTTTTCCCGAGTTTCACTCGCCAACTCGTCACATGAATCATCTCAACTTCATGCCCAGCGAGTATAATGACCGAGACCTCCAACACTGTCTAGTATAACTATGTATGTAGTTGCTTATCACTGCAGAACATTGCCTCCTCCTCCGTAGCCCAGCCACTCGGGCAGCATGATGTCAGCGTGTCGGACTTGCTCTCAGGTGTTGACGAATCCTGCTACTGTTTAGAGCTGGCCGGAAATTTTATATAGTCAAATTGCCAATGGTTTTTGGCTTTCAGACTAACCAAAACTAAATTTGTCTTGAGCTCAGCACTTCCCCTCCACGTGGTGATTAATTAGTCCAGCACCTTGAAAGTGAAGGCAGTCGAATCACTGCAGGCAGTCTTAACTCGCAGGGATGAGCGGTGTACTGCTAGGTGTCGGACGCATCAGTTCCAGTTTCACGGGAACCCAGTAACTGTCTGTTGTAAAGCCCTCTGTTGTTTTCTAATGTTTACTATTGAattctgtttttttaaaatttatttttatcattttatgttgTAATGACCAATTCAGCTTAGTCGTCATAGCACTGTCACGCATCCAGCCATTACTAAACTTTACAcggtacattaaataataagaaaAGATTATTGAAACTTTGTGACTAGGCTTATGCAAacccttttatttaaattttaattaaattttgaatcaaataaattattcactaacataaaatatttttccagtaAAATTTTAACGACAGTGAAACCATGTTCACAGGAGTCAAAGAAACATTgatatagtaaaattaaaaataaatatatgtatataaatcatAACACAAGATTATTTGTTATATAAAACTAGCATTTTTTGTACTATGTTATGGAAAGTAATCCAACATAtttctcaatcaatcaatcaatcaatcaaacaTGTTACACTCCTTTCATCAAATAGTTTTTGTGAAATTGAATCAGTGAATCAGAATGCTGAATCTTGCAGCCCGCACACAAAACTAACAGCTTACAGATGAGCTCTTGAACAAACATGCTCATGAACTTTTGAAAAAACTACTGTACCACAGAAGAAAGTTAACATGAGACACGTTTGCTGTATTTAGCGGtgtagaataataaaaaatttattttacttgaaatgTTGAATCAAATGTCAAATTACcaatttgaattaaaattattttaatacttgcAGACCCCTACTTGTTATCATAGTAGGAACCAGCATACCAGCCAAGCACGGAGGAGTTAatctaaaaatatacaaaaaaaattactttattacaTAACTGTTGCTTTCTTTGGAATTACATTTTTGGTATCCTAGAATGGTGTATTTTGACTATGACAACACTACCATAATAATTTTCTTCAGGAAAAATTATGCTATCTATTTTTgatataaactaaaaataaaataattgcaaaATCCTCATATGTTCAATATTTAGGTATCTTTcttgattaataattttaaattattttttcattttcataTTGAATCACTAATATCTAATGTTAAAGGAACCCCTTGTCTCAGTAAATGTACATATATTATGTATAATGCATCTAATGTTGATTCCATGCTGTCGCCATTAGTTTTGGTTAGATATAAATTTCAATCTGGTTCTATAATGTAGaataaatattcataaaactGAGTGACAAACTTCATTTAGTTCAAAACAAATAATTCCAAATCATAAGCCAAAAAAAGCAGGACAATAATAATATATCTCTGTAAACTAGAAGATAAATATTAGATACATTACCTATATACACTTGTTTTGTAACTGCTGTAAATATAACCTCAAATGTATGTATTTACTTGAACCACTggcattaaaattacatatattttaatagtCCTTCCCAAAGCAAAAGCccatgtgacaaaaaaataatatactttagcTATACTGTATAGTGTATAGTTTAAATAACTTTAGTTATATAATAGAACAGGTGCTAAAAAGATTTTCAGTATTCGTTtacttacataaatatatttacatgctcttgtaaacattttctattttatcTTGTCTATTGTTGCAGTAGGCATTtatatgagtgtgtgtgtgtggtatacacacacacattctttattcatgttttttaATTGTACTTGTGTATTACATAGATGTAcgaagtaagggagttggtgtgtacaatctttgccatgttaatacttgaagtcaaatgAGAACATCCCCCCCCACACCCCCTTTACtatctgcatagcaaaacaaGTTTTGAGTATAAAATTTAAcactaatttcttgcagatgtatTTGTATTATGTTTCTTCTtagttcttttcaagctactaaacaaatttatagcttaTTAGCCTTCATACAGCTATGATTTGTAGCCAGTTGCTAActagttgacttcaacttcagatcaGACAcccccactccatagactaatacctccatggtccATTTAAATGTTCATGTTaatgtaattgtatttttgtatggTATCAATCATTTAAGGCTTCTCAGCTGTTGGTAGGCATGTCAAAAAAAgccaaataaattaatacaaataaaatatgagTGTACTATACTATCAATTAATTTTCCAATTGCTGATGCCAAAGTTACTGGAGACAGATATTGTGTACTAACTCATGGATGTCTATGGTGTTAAAAAACACtgtaacatttgtattttaatagtAACAGAGTAAAATATCACAAAACCTCTTTGCTATTTAGAATCACACATAATTTTAAGTGTTCCATGGAGCTAGTTACATCTCTATGTATAACACTAACATAAACAATGTGATAGAGTGAAGACATAACAGAGAAGAGTGAACATAAGCAAGGAGACAAACTGAATCACAATGCTGAATCTTTCAGCCCGCACACGAAACTCACAGCTTACAGATGAGGTCAGTAAGTCGAGAACTCTGAAAGAACTACTAGAATACAGAGAAAAGATAACAAACTTTTGTGAGTTCGCTCCGTTGCCATTATACGACAAGAAATACCCAATAGCAGACGGCGATGCTTTTGCAGTCGATTTCATTCTAGCACAGGATACTTCCAAGACAATGCTGGGCATTCAACAAGACACCGCAGTTAGTGGGCAGTTAACCTTCGAAAGATCATCATATCAAATGTTCCCTGTAATCGAGTCATTGGAGACAGAAAGAGTAGATGCAGACACGAGAGCTACAAAAGACGTAGAGGTTGTTTCTTTGGTACGGCATTTTGAAGATCCTGGAGAGCTGATTGCTGAAGATGCAGACAAAATTGCAGTTACAATAGTGGAAACAAATACAGCCTTCTTGCTGACCTTGCAGAGTGCCACAGAGCTGCGGGGCAGCGAGGAAGGGGATCTCGTGGAGTGCGCCAACGAGCGCTACAGGAGTCTGAAGGAACAGAACAGAATGCTGATTTCAGCCGAAACACAGACTCACACCGTCAGAAAAACGACGGAGGGCGTCTTGACGGACGCGATAGGAACGAAGGATGAGGAACAACACGTGACGATATGGAAAATATACGACGCGTACGCATCTGATGCCGCGTCCGCACCGGAAAAGGAAACGTCGGCTACGACACACCCCGCAGTTCTGGGAAGCTGGGACGCACTGCCGTCTCTGGAGGTGCCGTTCACCACTCCAGAGGAGCAGTTTCAAAGGATAGTGCGAACGAAAGGTTTCCAGACGGCCCTGACGAGGATGGAGCACGTCCTCGCCATGAACGTGTTCAGCCAGCAGCAGGAGCAGTTCAAGCGAGGCCAGAGGCGCGAGCTGTCCGTCATGTACAACTACCGGCTGCAACTGCTGTGGACGTTCCGCACCCGCGAGCAGAAGGGGCGGACCGTGACGTGCATGAGTTGGAACCCCGTCAACGACAACCTGCTGGCGGTCGGCTACGGCAAGTTCTACTACACCGAACGGATCACTGGCATGGTGTGCTGCTGGAGCGCCATGAACCCCATCAACCCTCAAAGGAGCTACAAGTTCCAGACTCCGGTTACTGCTCTTAACTTTTCAACGGTATGGCATTCATTTTAATACTCTTTTAGAAACAACTGTTACTAACTACTTACTGGGTTTCATTCTTTTGAGTCGTTCCATCctaataatatattaatgtaaaaGTCGGTATGTTTGTAACTCAATCATTTCTAATACCTACTGGACtgattgaaataaaatatgaaatagaGGTAGCCCATATGCTGGATTAATACATACACtacctatatataattatgaaatccCACCCATAAGAAAGTGAAAAAGGGTAAATTCAGATTTATAACAGGATATTCATAGAAGATAAGACTTCGGGGATTAATTATAATTAGAAACATACAAACAGTGGGTGTCCTTTCTATATGTCCACAAAACATACCAGTGAAGCCTGTTTTTGCTCAAAAGGCAAGCCATGTGGTTGTTATAAGCACAACATATTGAGATTTCCATGTGATTACAAGCTAAAATAGCATGACATTCTTACGTtactacattaataattataCATTCCAGTGATTTCAGCAACTTGTCAGAACTACAATTAATATACCACAAGAGCATGAAAATTGACATGTATCTGAAATATTTATAGAATAGAATCCTTCACTGATAATGTCTCCAAACAAAAACTGTAGTCTCGCAAATGCAAATAAACAATGGAAGATCCCCGATATTTTGTATCACCTTAATGGTTAACCGTTAACATACTTATTAAACAGAGTATAGTCACTGTTTCCTTACTTTTCACTAATAAAAATGTGAAAGTTTGTGAGTTTGGATGTTTGTTACCCAATCATGCCATTACTATTAAacttatttggaaaaaatttggAAGATGTAGCTCGTAAACTGGAGCAACACACAGTTATGGGCTATTCgctatatattgttacgagtataacgTGGGAAGAACCATTGAgttcataaaggatagcccaattaagttttattacagttttattaattactaattattagattactaataaataattgcacttaaaaaaatatctgatcaccaatcacttgcacttaaaaaggtttattcgcaagtcattcaatctctgtcaagttccacagttcgcactcctcactggagctagactcaacagtgattcgccccttatCCTGCAACTGTctacacacacagcctcgcgccactccgtcgcactctcacggtcccgtcgctctcgagggggtctctcgccctcttcgcggATGTCACATTTCCCTTCACTCGTGGAACTCTTCGAACTTTCGGAACTCCCGCAGAGGCCGGCATTGTCGCTTACATACCCGTAGCATTCTTCTCGAAGGGATGAGAGCGGCTGTGATgtgtcacgtcatcccgggccgaccggacgtccgaaacacccagaacagcgaagCTTATTCATGCCACTCCCCGTAGCTGCCTCTGTAAGACTGGAATTCCCAAGCCATAAAAGTGACAATATCCTGTGGAGAGAGGGTGTGCGGGGGGTGGAAAGGGGGGGTAGCGAGGACTCTTGTAATCCGGTCAGGCACGTgtagcatgccttacgtcagtgaacGGCACGTGACTTCAGTGgctgtgcagggccgccagccagctccaaccCGGCGCACGTCACAGTCCTGTCTGCAGTTGTAACAATATCATAATGAAATTTCAACCCTAAGGGGGGATAAAAATGGGTAcaagttttattttgttgtaagaAATCATATTTCAAGAGAGAATTATGAAACAAGTACACACAACTACTACCACCAACTGCCTTTTGTTTTTATCACATTCTCTGAAATTTCACATCTTAAGGGGGTTAAGTTTAGAATCAATCTGATGTTATTTCACTAATTTAAGTCTTTATTTTAGACTGATAGAAATGAATGCTTTGCAAAATTTTTTGAGACAGGTTGCAAATCAGTGGTTGTTACGATGATGTGTACACACAGTCAAACCCTAATAATACAAACCCGAAAGGATCATAATCTGGTCACTTTGCAATAATGTGGTGTGTaataaccaaactattacaaaatgtaattacaatttttatataatttctaaaccaaatttaaataaagttaaactTGCACACAATTCTGTAATACACCAAATGTTCTTTTCTTTTACTTGTGGCTCAAAAAGAAATACTTTTCCTGTAAACCACTTAAAACGATttaagacagaaaaaaaattaatttataagatttttttcccCAACCTACAATGAAACCAAAGCAATGgcatagtattattttagttgaaacttcACACTATTTCTTTACATTAATATGGATTGTTTTTAATCAAACACCATTCACTACATGTAATTGTTCACTCTTGGAACAAAAATAGCTTTGTATTACGTATACAATTACCATACTTTAgtgttaaacaaataatttagtaCTATAACTCCTATGTAATTTATAGGGACAGTGAATAATACACTTTCTATTAATGAGAGCTGTGTATTAACAGGGTGTTTATAGATAAGGTTTCACTGTAGTCTTTGTGAGGCACGGTGTTCCTACAGAGCCACCCCAATCTGCTCGCGGTGGGCCTGTACGACGGTACCGTTCTCGTCCTGGACGTTGCGGCACCGGACGACTCCGTGCGTTCCCACAGCACGCGCGAGACGTCACCCTCATACCAGCCAATCTGGCATGTGCAGTGGCT
Above is a genomic segment from Bacillus rossius redtenbacheri isolate Brsri chromosome 7, Brsri_v3, whole genome shotgun sequence containing:
- the LOC134533797 gene encoding guanosine-3',5'-bis(diphosphate) 3'-pyrophosphohydrolase MESH1, with the translated sequence MALTGDCSVVSRILKCVNFAATKHKDQRRKDPEKTPYVNHSIGVAYILTEEANVTDVDVIEAALLHDTVEDTETTFTEIENEFGAVVRKLVEEVTDDKTKPKQERKRLQIVHASTTSPGAKLIKLADKLYNLRDLERSVPEGWTIQRVEEYFQWAQKVVQGLRGTNIYIEQTLDDIFKRRGLL
- the LOC134533794 gene encoding dynein axonemal intermediate chain 4-like isoform X5; its protein translation is MLNLSARTRNSQLTDEVSKSRTLKELLEYREKITNFCEFAPLPLYDKKYPIADGDAFAVDFILAQDTSKTMLGIQQDTAVSGQLTFERSSYQMFPVIESLETERVDADTRATKDVEVVSLVRHFEDPGELIAEDADKIAVTIVETNTAFLLTLQSATELRGSEEGDLVECANERYRSLKEQNRMLISAETQTHTVRKTTEGVLTDAIGTKDEEQHVTIWKIYDAYASDAASAPEKETSATTHPAVLGSWDALPSLEVPFTTPEEQFQRIVRTKGFQTALTRMEHVLAMNVFSQQQEQFKRGQRRELSVMYNYRLQLLWTFRTREQKGRTVTCMSWNPVNDNLLAVGYGKFYYTERITGMVCCWSAMNPINPQRSYKFQTPVTALNFSTSHPNLLAVGLYDGTVLVLDVAAPDDSVRSHSTRETSPSYQPIWHVQWLEDESSTYAKILAGCGDGRVCEYAMAGANLICVERMRVQRMEGKASGRPQGVPGGHGRGQRAQVLAERPPPVAGGVPGPPGPRVLPAVQPVRRQAAAVVRGGRQAAGVGRGLLGAGARPVGLQRASAGGGVEPQPLDGRGLHRPQPRVPVGPPATHLQPHVHGDGGRRGLQHGGGVQRVGA
- the LOC134533794 gene encoding dynein axonemal intermediate chain 4-like isoform X1 — encoded protein: MLNLSARTRNSQLTDEVSKSRTLKELLEYREKITNFCEFAPLPLYDKKYPIADGDAFAVDFILAQDTSKTMLGIQQDTAVSGQLTFERSSYQMFPVIESLETERVDADTRATKDVEVVSLVRHFEDPGELIAEDADKIAVTIVETNTAFLLTLQSATELRGSEEGDLVECANERYRSLKEQNRMLISAETQTHTVRKTTEGVLTDAIGTKDEEQHVTIWKIYDAYASDAASAPEKETSATTHPAVLGSWDALPSLEVPFTTPEEQFQRIVRTKGFQTALTRMEHVLAMNVFSQQQEQFKRGQRRELSVMYNYRLQLLWTFRTREQKGRTVTCMSWNPVNDNLLAVGYGKFYYTERITGMVCCWSAMNPINPQRSYKFQTPVTALNFSTSHPNLLAVGLYDGTVLVLDVAAPDDSVRSHSTRETSPSYQPIWHVQWLEDESSTYAKASGRPQGVPGGHGRGQRAQVLAERPPPVAGGVPGPPGPRVLPAVQPVRRQAAAVVRGGRQAAGVGRGLLGAGARPVGLQRASAVGHSQGAAWSPSHSTVVASIDPSHVYLWDLQRRTCSPMSTETAADEASNTAVAFSASGLNLVVGDSQGYVRVYSLTDMPPAPFRQARALRRSLRKALVTQPQALERLEAL
- the LOC134533794 gene encoding dynein axonemal intermediate chain 4-like isoform X6; translated protein: MLNLSARTRNSQLTDEVSKSRTLKELLEYREKITNFCEFAPLPLYDKKYPIADGDAFAVDFILAQDTSKTMLGIQQDTAVSGQLTFERSSYQMFPVIESLETERVDADTRATKDVEVVSLVRHFEDPGELIAEDADKIAVTIVETNTAFLLTLQSATELRGSEEGDLVECANERYRSLKEQNRMLISAETQTHTVRKTTEGVLTDAIGTKDEEQHVTIWKIYDAYASDAASAPEKETSATTHPAVLGSWDALPSLEVPFTTPEEQFQRIVRTKGFQTALTRMEHVLAMNVFSQQQEQFKRGQRRELSVMYNYRLQLLWTFRTREQKGRTVTCMSWNPVNDNLLAVGYGKFYYTERITGMVCCWSAMNPINPQRSYKFQTPVTALNFSTSHPNLLAVGLYDGTVLVLDVAAPDDSVRSHSTRETSPSYQPIWHVQWLEDESSTYAKASGRPQGVPGGHGRGQRAQVLAERPPPVAGGVPGPPGPRVLPAVQPVRRQAAAVVRGGRQAAGVGRGLLGAGARPVGLQRASAGGGVEPQPLDGRGLHRPQPRVPVGPPATHLQPHVHGDGGRRGLQHGGGVQRVGA
- the LOC134533794 gene encoding dynein axonemal intermediate chain 4-like isoform X3, translating into MLNLSARTRNSQLTDEVSKSRTLKELLEYREKITNFCEFAPLPLYDKKYPIADGDAFAVDFILAQDTSKTMLGIQQDTAVSGQLTFERSSYQMFPVIESLETERVDADTRATKDVEVVSLVRHFEDPGELIAEDADKIAVTIVETNTAFLLTLQSATELRGSEEGDLVECANERYRSLKEQNRMLISAETQTHTVRKTTEGVLTDAIGTKDEEQHVTIWKIYDAYASDAASAPEKETSATTHPAVLGSWDALPSLEVPFTTPEEQFQRIVRTKGFQTALTRMEHVLAMNVFSQQQEQFKRGQRRELSVMYNYRLQLLWTFRTREQKGRTVTCMSWNPVNDNLLAVGYGKFYYTERITGMVCCWSAMNPINPQRSYKFQTPVTALNFSTSHPNLLAVGLYDGTVLVLDVAAPDDSVRSHSTRETSPSYQPIWHVQWLEDESSTYAKILAGCGDGRVCEYAMAGANLICVERMRVQRMEGKVKGIEHPRPCQPLDIPVFRHAAALVLTRHPGDPRVYLVGTDEGSVHRCSLSDHHQSLGVFLAHLGPVYSLQFSPFDGKLLLSCGADARLRVWGEGCSEPVLALSACNEPVLLATRRGRRGAPATRRSWPPSTPATCTCGTSSDAPAAPCPRRRRPTRPPTRRWRSARRGLTWWWGTARATSACTPSPTCPRRPSGRPGRCGAPCARRS
- the LOC134533794 gene encoding dynein axonemal intermediate chain 4-like isoform X2, whose amino-acid sequence is MLNLSARTRNSQLTDEVSKSRTLKELLEYREKITNFCEFAPLPLYDKKYPIADGDAFAVDFILAQDTSKTMLGIQQDTAVSGQLTFERSSYQMFPVIESLETERVDADTRATKDVEVVSLVRHFEDPGELIAEDADKIAVTIVETNTAFLLTLQSATELRGSEEGDLVECANERYRSLKEQNRMLISAETQTHTVRKTTEGVLTDAIGTKDEEQHVTIWKIYDAYASDAASAPEKETSATTHPAVLGSWDALPSLEVPFTTPEEQFQRIVRTKGFQTALTRMEHVLAMNVFSQQQEQFKRGQRRELSVMYNYRLQLLWTFRTREQKGRTVTCMSWNPVNDNLLAVGYGKFYYTERITGMVCCWSAMNPINPQRSYKFQTPVTALNFSTSHPNLLAVGLYDGTVLVLDVAAPDDSVRSHSTRETSPSYQPIWHVQWLEDESSTYAKILAGCGDGRVCEYAMAGANLICVERMRVQRMEGKVKGIEHPRPCQPLDIPVFRHAAALVLTRHPGDPRVYLVGTDEGSVHRCSLSDHHQSLGVFLAHLGPVYSLQFSPFDGKLLLSCGADARLRVWGEGCSEPVLALSACNEPVLGAAWSPSHSTVVASIDPSHVYLWDLQRRTCSPMSTETAADEASNTAVAFSASGLNLVVGDSQGYVRVYSLTDMPPAPFRQARALRRSLRKALVTQPQALERLEAL
- the LOC134533794 gene encoding dynein axonemal intermediate chain 4-like isoform X4 — protein: MLNLSARTRNSQLTDEVSKSRTLKELLEYREKITNFCEFAPLPLYDKKYPIADGDAFAVDFILAQDTSKTMLGIQQDTAVSGQLTFERSSYQMFPVIESLETERVDADTRATKDVEVVSLVRHFEDPGELIAEDADKIAVTIVETNTAFLLTLQSATELRGSEEGDLVECANERYRSLKEQNRMLISAETQTHTVRKTTEGVLTDAIGTKDEEQHVTIWKIYDAYASDAASAPEKETSATTHPAVLGSWDALPSLEVPFTTPEEQFQRIVRTKGFQTALTRMEHVLAMNVFSQQQEQFKRGQRRELSVMYNYRLQLLWTFRTREQKGRTVTCMSWNPVNDNLLAVGYGKFYYTERITGMVCCWSAMNPINPQRSYKFQTPVTALNFSTSHPNLLAVGLYDGTVLVLDVAAPDDSVRSHSTRETSPSYQPIWHVQWLEDESSTYAKILAGCGDGRVCEYAMAGANLICVERMRVQRMEGKASGRPQGVPGGHGRGQRAQVLAERPPPVAGGVPGPPGPRVLPAVQPVRRQAAAVVRGGRQAAGVGRGLLGAGARPVGLQRASAVGHSQGAAWSPSHSTVVASIDPSHVYLWDLQRRTCSPMSTETAADEASNTAVAFSASGLNLVVGDSQGYVRVYSLTDMPPAPFRQARALRRSLRKALVTQPQALERLEAL